The DNA segment ATACTAATACAAGAACATGTGCAATCGTGGAAGGATTACTAGTATTAGACTATAGAGTATAAAAGTCATCCTTTGACTATTGCTCATTCCCAATCAacctttggattttttttataattattacaaTCTAAAATGCCATACAGCTGTTATAAATACCtttaattaattgaaaaaccTGACAAAACCAACCCCTGACTTGCTGCCACTTCCGTGCAACTCCCCTCTTTAATTCCTCACTCTCTTCTTCACTAGTATTCAACTTTTTCTACTAAAAgagaaattaatttaaatttataaataaataaaaattaggtAGAAGAATGGTGTTTTGTGATGGCGCGGCGAATCAGCAGAGAAACAGTGGCCAGCAAACTTTTCATGAATTGTTCCTTTCTATTAGATTCTTTGTTAGAATAACAACACCTCATTAACGTTAACGCTCCATTGGACCATTGATAATGAATGAGATGTATGACAAACAACGGCGATAAGAACAATGTAACaacaaactatataaatatgaaaaccattAATTACTGTTAGAACTAGTCAATAAGAGGTTTAGTGGATGTAGTAATTAATGTTAgtaataaaactattaaacttTGGACGGCTCTTAAAGCACAatggaaaaaacaaaaatacttatGAGATTAATTAACCACAAGAGTAGCATACACACTTTCATCTTATACCTCTATAAACCGAAACTAAATTAAAACTCACTAAACTGCAAAACCCGGCTAATTATGTCTTAAGATCTTACTTCTCTCCGGAATACACTTTCTTGTAGTAGTATGTCTTAACATAAAAcccaaaactaaaaataaacacTCTTATAACTTAAGCTGCAAGACTTTTCAAGGGGATGTGTTGATCGGCGAAAAAGAAGCTAGAGTCGAACTCAGCATCTGGAAAGTCCCAATCAGGTAGCTCGCTCGGACCACTGTCTTCGAACCCGAGCATAGTGAAGTCATCAAACTGATCATCAGTGAACAAACAATCCAAGTTCAGCTGGTCATGCTCTTCAGTAAAGAAACCAAGATCACCCATTTGTCCCTCTTCAGCAAAGAAACCAAGATCAGGGATCGGTAGTTCCGCAAAGTTGAAACCGAACAACACTTCCTTGCTTGACGAATCAACACCAGCAGTAGTAGTGGCGATCTTGATCTCTTCTTTAAGAGCtggaggtgaagctgaagtgtctTGCTCAAGAGGTGAAGAGCGAGAGCATTGACTAGTCTCGGACACAGACGCAGAATCATTAGAAGTCGCGAGGAGTGCGTCATACTCTTTCCTCTTGTCTTTATAAGCTTGATGAGCTGCTTCTTCGGTCTCAAAAGTACCCAACCATGTCCTGTTCTTGGTGATAGGATGTCGAATCTCAGCAGCCCATTTACCCCATTTCCTCTGCCTAACACCAACAGGCTTCTTAGACAGCCTAGGACGAGAAGCTGCTGCAGCTGCCGCTTTCTTGCTGATGGTTTTGGTACTGTCCTCCGAAGAACTCACGGAAGTAGGCTCAACACTAGGAGGAGGAGCAGACTCCAGCAGAGGTGGGAAGTTAACCACACGGACGATGCGTCTCATCTTGGTCTCTCCCTCGTCGCTTGATGAATCATCAGTTGCGTAGGGATCGTTGACCAAGATCCTAACTTTTCTCAAAGGTTGTTGTTGGGTTTCTTGAGGATTGCTTCTCTTTGGTTTCTTCGTATCACTCAAAGAACTTAAACACAGTTGTTTCCTAATCCCTACCATTTCCAAAACCCCAAATCTTCAAAAAGACACACTCTTCAGATCAAAACTTGTTTTGTAATAAAAAGATCTCAGCgaacaataaaaaaagaaaaattttgcTGCTTTATGTGAAAACCACCAAAGACTTCAACACCAGAATAAGTCCTGAggcataaaaaaacaaaacacaaagtcTTCACCTTTAGTCTCTTAGATCTCTTAAAGAAgatgagaaatgaaaaaaaagatgataCCTTTTGGGTCTTAAGCGCATGGAAAGAGAAGGACTCTCGAGAACAAGCCTCTGCTTAACGCAGAAGTGAAGAGCAGCCAGACAAGATTTCGAACGAGTAGttgttgaagaagatgatgatgaaataATCAGACAAGAGATGTTGAGCAGGGACAAAATCACAGCTTTTGATTCAAACTCAGCCGACATAAATCTTCTCACGGAACTCTAAGTTTTAACTGTTCCTGTTCTTCGTTAAGACAGagagacaagaagaagaacaaaagtgagaaagaaacacaaaataaaaacccACACAgctaaaaccctagagagatTAGATATCTGGGGACGAGATTTTTCCTAtggtttatataaaaaaaattaaaaacgaaggATCCGTGACAAAGTTGCAGAgaggaggaaaaaaaaacagtaaacaagtgttaaaaaaataaactggaTTCTTACAGAGAGACGACGCAAATCTCTAGAAgagaaacaataaataaatgCAAGGAGGAAGATGGTGAAGAAAacgattcttttttttataaataaattcaagaaaaaaaatgcagAATAAGCAATGAATGTTTAATAACCTTGTTTTGATGTTTCTTCGGATTCTCTCTATTCTTTCTGCTTTGGTTGTTCTCTTTGGCTCTGAGTATATCTTTCACACTCTCATTTACATATAAACAcactgattttttaaaattaaaaaaaaaacactgattTTTCACTTTTGTAAAGGTCAAAAATGAACCATTCAAAGAAAAGAGCGCATGATTATGGGAAAATAGAGCATTCACTTTTTTAGTTAGATTTTTAACAGCTAGTTAGAGACTGAAATGGTGAATATAAcactattttgtaaaataaaatttcctaAACTAttggtttttacttttttattgcgctacatttctttttttattaacaacaaaaaaagaagagaatttTAACATAGTATTGTTATGGGGAGACCATCTAATGAAATTAGCTGGCATGGTGGGACTAGAGACAATTTTTCACATTAATGGCGCATGACTCCTCTCATGCATCTATCATGGCCCGCCAAGAATTCCCGCGCGTGGTTCTCACTCACCCTCGCCACTAAATTTCTCATGagtcattttcaaattttatgctTTTTAATTTTCCCataattgttttgatatttatttggatacaaatctatttttatataaatctacTAATTTTGGTATAAAGAATCTCAATTATagttaaaagaatatataaccaaatctttttaaaatctaactAAATCCCACTTTCACTGGGTTTCTCTCTTTGTCTTGGtgaaataaaaggaaaatcacatttggttttagattttggttgaGCCGGACCGGAAAAATAGAGCTAATCCAACTGTTGTGTAATTCTAAGCGCAAAACTCACGCGTTTGGTGTTTCTCTTGCATCGGCTGATCGGCAACAAAGAGCGATGACTCAAAATGATTTAATGagaaagttagaaaaaaaaacaattggttGAGTTTTGTACAATTGTACGGCTTACATTTAGGTTTCGTTAGAAACTTATCATGTACTGAATGAAACAGACAAAAAATACCGGAAAATCAAATGTCGGagttaaattttagattttcgaTGTTTAGATGcatttaaataaggaaatttATACgggttattaatttaaaaattagaatacggATGTATATATTTTTCGAGCGTTGcggaaaataattaaaagttagtGCATGAGTCTTGACTTTCGCTCACTCTATTATCAAATGTTCAaagttgtttatttttaaacagGGTAGTGAAGTGATCATggaataaattataaatttcaaactaaaaattaatCAAGCGGCAAGCTATATATTTAAGGAACAACACCATATATAATTATTGGATGTGGAAAGTAAGTGCTGTTTTAATATCGAACTTTGTCTAATATTTTATTGAAGAATGTTTAAGACACATGCGACACATGTATAAAAAGATTCTTCCTATGTTTTGCTTCAATCTTACTCAAAGCTAGTTTTAGTCACTATCATAAATCATAACAATTTAACATCATTACATTATCATAATACcttttgtaaaagaaatacaATGAAATTCAAATTTCCATGATTTAAAAAGAGGTGGTATGTGTAGTATGtcatattttgatatatggTGGAGAAAACAAAATCACATGACATGAGCAACCTAAGTATGATAAGATCACACAATAATACTAGGACTAGAGATTACGAAACCCATGgatagtataaatatattagtttgtgtttctttttctaaaaaataatactatgaGGTTCGGGACAAACCCCTAATTCTCTCAGATCCGAaaccatatatatttatttacgtATATATAATTTGGTAATACGAGTATCTAAAGGCGTTACAAAATTTAGTGGAAGCACGACCTGGTGGTAATAATAACAAGAAAAGGAAGGGAATGTATAACTATAAAACGTATTAAAGTTTAGCAAGAGAGATGCACGTGAGAGGAGATGCAGATATGGGTTCGTAGGATCACCACGTCTTCGCATTTAAGTGAAGAAGTAGCATCAGCTCTTCGCCACCTGCCAAGTTCACAGAGTACAAATCTAATGATCCATCTCTTTATCACGTGATCTCTATAAAGTAATCCCCCACTATGTTCATTCTGAATCTAAACTATTATGTTACAACATGTGCGATCTCTTACCATctgaaattattattaaatgaccATGTTACCAAAATGCTCCTTTAGTGCGTGATAAGGCGTTTCAGTGTGGATGCTATGTCAGTGCATGCATCCATGATCCACAACTCTATTTGTAGTAAAGAATTATAGGAACCAAATTTTGTTATAGTCTCCAATCTCTTAAATTAGTAATCAATCACTAATCTCAAAAAAACTCAGTAAGTCGTTTCAGTTTTGTCAGTGCATGCATTTATGATCCGCGCAACTCTCTTTGTAATAAAAGAATTATATGACTGAACCTTTTATTTACATCTAACTTCTTCAATTAGTAATCACTAAGATGGGCATAGATCGGATATCTAGATTTTTTAAAGTATTATAATTTGTTTCGtatattatggatattttttttttaatttgcttcgcaaaaatatagatatccggaaaataaataaatatttgcagATATTTACAAATACTTAcgtatatatcatatattttgattaatacaaataatcttaaatatttaataaaaattttgtttgtaaatgtttttttacatgatatataaataaaaattaaaacaagtaatgaatctacatattttgtaaaaattttaaacttagttaacaattataataacacataacttaagaaaaaaattataattgtcataattttttctcttctttatttttttgatcaatttttctcttctttttatgtaatatttttatataggtAATTATGTGAATAAAATCtgtcaaatcatatgttagaataataattatataattttaaaactttaaaactttaaatataatcaagatatacatgAATTTATATGTTGTCGGATCAAAGCGGATATTCgtttctcaaaattttaatatttataatttgtttcgtttttaacagatattgatttttattatttgttctaTTTGAAAGtttacaaatattcaaaatttttgaaTCGAATCGAAATAAATAACGAgtcaaatcaaatttaacgaATAAAATGCTCAGCCAAGTAATCACAATCTTTGAAAAACTCTACCACAGCTATTCTTTCGAAATATGTCAAGtcaataaaactttttaaatttctgTCTGCCGTTAATAACTTGTATATTTCATGGTCTTCTCGTTTTATGTGTGAAGTACTGTTTCCACATCTGGTGTTGTAGATGTCATGAAGCTCAATAGCTTGAACACTGGGCTACCCTGCGTTTTTCTCAAAGCATTTCCAGTATGCGTTTGGAAGTAACTAAAATTGAGTCCATAAAGACCATGTGTGTGTGCTCGCATAGGACACTTCTCTTATTGTGGTAAGAAGATTGAGTCTATATACTCTATAAAGACTGTGAATATGTATTTGTGAACGTTGAGATGAACAATGACGTTTTAAACTTCTTTGATGCTCTGTATTCaatttttcttaagttttgttcGTGCTCACACAATTGTCATtcgaaaaacaaaaaccaatattgtttttttcatatttactcTAATTACTGTTTTAATAGAGAAAAatatacactttttttttatcaagtttTGCTAGAGTAACAtcatttactctatttttttttcttttttttctatgattttatttttatatatttctcacCTATTTTTTTATTCGACTTGAGTACTCAAGAAAACTAATCATACTTATAATTTGTAATAGCGTTCAACATGAGCATCTGCATGCATATTCATGGTGATTTATTAGCTTCCAATTTCAAATTTTGCATAACTTTCCATAATTTTTGAAGTCTTTGGGTCCAACTCGTGACCATtctggaaacaaaagaaataaatagaaaataaatgtagaaaaaaaattgcagaaacgaaaaaaaaattattgttccATCCCATATTTAACAAGGGATAactttgttctttatttttctacaaaaaaaaagaaatagtaaaaaataaaaaagaaaatttattccTTATGAATCgtgaactttttaaaaatgttaggAAATGCATTATTGCTTGTCGTTCCTTGTCACCATTCACACAATATATAAAACGGGACTCTCAAAATGGACAAGTTGAGAATCATGTAATATGTTCGAAAAATAAATGTTGAAAATTTCATGTGTTAGTGGTCGGGTGGTACATGATCCTGTAATGATCCTAAAGATCGGAGATTTAAATTCGTTGTCTTCTAATGACCTTAGCCGAACGACGGAGATATCTAATTCTCTTTGCATACAACTGTGTCTAAGGGTATTTTTATCtctattccattttttttatttaaaatagagtaaaagtgaatatggagTAAGAAATACTCTAACCCAATttcatatctcactccataataaaatttactctataaatagagtaatctaattttttttgttcatcactccattatagaatgaaaaataaaattggattaaaacaattttactctattttcacttttactttattttaaaaaaaaattgaattttacatTAGAAATGTTCTAACTAGTACCAGTAgttaaaaacctaaaaattaGTCTGATAGGTTCGGCTCCGCCGAAATCCCTGGATCGACAAAAAGAATTGTTAAAAATCTTTTCGCTTTTACACTATATATGCAATTATGTAACaaaataactttatattttGCTTTCATCCACTTAAACATTGAATATAAgaacataaatttaaataaaatattacaatttaTCATAGTTTACTTAAGAAattgatatttcttaaatatatatatatacatatatatatatatgtgtgttttttgtttttataaatttgtataaatgttttaacaatttgatcaaaattgaataaatatgaaaatgttgttttattatttaaaatattttaatatatgcatatattttataaaaatgttttaaataagtttcattttattttatttgttatttataaaacttgtaaatcttagagcatctccaacccataacactattttagtgtcaaaaccacactattttagtgtagtTTTAACACTAAAAACAAATTCATCTCCAACCACAACACTAAACTTCAcactaaaaactattttataatattatatttatataatttatttaaattttcgtttttaaaaatataatttattaataaaataagtgaaTAGTGTTTTAGTGGAGTGAATAGTGTTTTAGTGTGGTGAATAGtgtcacaccaaatttggtgtaaaattATAGTGTTACACTAAAATGGtgtaatttttagtgttggGTTGGAGAAGGTTTTAGTGTAAAAttcacactaaaatagtgttttgcAGTTGGGTTGGAGATGGCCTTATACTACACTAAGTACtaaaatgttaataaaaaagtacttttattcttttcatttctattcttcaagGCCCAGACGAAAGCACGTCAGTGGGCCACGCAAACGGTGGCTCGTGGCTCGAAGCAATGTCCTAGTCATACTCTGCTCTCCCTCTTTCCCGCCATTTAACCGACTGCCATCACATGGGTCCCACTTTCCCGCCCTTATTCTCCCGCCCAAGAAACGGCCACCACCCAACCTTTCTCATCTCCTTCCACGTATTCACCAGTGCCACGTGCCTTCTCTTCTGCTGTGGACTCCCGAATCCATTGGCTCGTTCTTAAGGCCaccttatcaaaatttatttatgctTTTTTAGTTCACTGATGTCAAACATATGTTAGGCAAGTATAGACTTTAacagaaaaaacataaataacagTCTCATACTTTTCAAATATGGATATGGTTACACAAAAGAACTGTTACAAGATCTTGTGTCTGTAATAATTTGGTACAGTAACATCTGGAAATTCAAATAGTGTGTATACACTAGTAATAGTGAACACCGAATTTTTCTTATATCAATTAAGATTGAAGATTAACGAATGACGTAAAGCCGACAAGTTGAAAACAGTTATTAAAGTCGTTGAGTGGAATAATAACTAATACTAACCTTTTTTGTCGTCTTTGAACTAATAGTCTTTTCTGGGTAtggccggcgcgtgagcgtccgtGCCGTCGCCGGAGCACTCTTTATGCAGTAATTTAGTTTCTCTCCGCCTTGTTTCCGAAGTGTCATCAACGGACGCCTTGTCGAAGCTCTGATACCGCAACTAACTTTCTCGGTGCTCGGTTTTGGAGTGAAGACGCGCCGTTTGGAGAGCCTCGGAGGAGACGGAGTTTTTGTTGGTTCGGATTGTGTTTCTCCGGGCGATGGAGGCTTCTCTAGATTCATCGACGCCGGTCTGTCTGCGAGGGGGTGGAGGCTATCTCAGATCCACCGACGCCGCTCTAGCTTCCGGGAAGGGAGGcttcttcagctccttctttgCCGGCTTATGAATAACGGAGTGAGGAGGCTCACAAAGATCCTTGCCGTCGTGTTGAAGCCCTAATTTTCTGGGATGTGGTTACTGGTTTCGTGTAGTTCGAGTCTGAGTTCGTGGGACGAGATGCCTGGCGACGGCGACGATAGTCAAGACGAGAGAGCGGTGGTTCGCGGCGCGCCTATCTAGGGTTTCTTGTGATTCAGAGTCGGATGGAGATCTCGTTAAAACGACGATCTCTCTGGCGTGAAGACAGAGCGGCCGTGAAGAGCTATGGTGACGCGGAGGCTCTGCAGTATCGGAGCTCCGGTGAAAAGTGGGTGTCGGTGGCTGGTTTCGGCGGTTGTGCGGTGAGGC comes from the Brassica napus cultivar Da-Ae chromosome A7, Da-Ae, whole genome shotgun sequence genome and includes:
- the LOC106354017 gene encoding ethylene-responsive transcription factor ERF118-like, whose amino-acid sequence is MVGIRKQLCLSSLSDTKKPKRSNPQETQQQPLRKVRILVNDPYATDDSSSDEGETKMRRIVRVVNFPPLLESAPPPSVEPTSVSSSEDSTKTISKKAAAAAASRPRLSKKPVGVRQRKWGKWAAEIRHPITKNRTWLGTFETEEAAHQAYKDKRKEYDALLATSNDSASVSETSQCSRSSPLEQDTSASPPALKEEIKIATTTAGVDSSSKEVLFGFNFAELPIPDLGFFAEEGQMGDLGFFTEEHDQLNLDCLFTDDQFDDFTMLGFEDSGPSELPDWDFPDAEFDSSFFFADQHIPLKSLAA